GACCGAGGGGGCGAACCCTAGCCGCCCGGGCTCGTCCGCCGCCTCCCAGCTCCCTCCCTCACCGCGGCTGGTGTGCGTCGCCGATCCGGTCGGTGTAGGCGGCGGCGGGGTTTTCCCTTCTCCTCGCTCGATGTCGTGCGGCGCGGGACGACGGCTTCGGCGATGCTGTCATGCAGATCCAAAGCACGGGGGTGCGGCGGCTCCCGGCGGTGGCGCGGGTGGAGATCGGCTGCGCGTAGCGTGTGCGGTCGGCTGGACGTGGCTAGAAGATGAAGGTGGGGTTGGGCGTGGTTggtggcggtggcagcggcggcgttCAGCCCGGATCCGGTCTTGGCGGTGGCGACGCCTGGCCCAGATCCGACCATGGTGGTGGCGGCGTCCCCTCCGCCGGGGTTGACTGGCTAGGTGGTGGGTCCTTGTGGCGGCGGATCTTGGGATCCCGTGTCCCGGCTCGCCGCAGGACGCATATGGCGACCGGAGCTTTCTCCGGTGTCGACGGGGCTTGAAGTGGGATCGCGGCGGCGGTTGCCATTGTATGGGCGACGACAGTGGCTCGCGCGACGGTGGGTGCTCCCTGTAGCGCCCGGAGTCGGGGCGGCCGCCCCTCTTCTTCAACGGCAGCGGACTCCGGGGTCGTGTGGGTGACTCGGAGTCCGGATCTCGAGATGGCGACGGCCTTCTGAGGCTGGTGGCGGTATGGGACATCCCTTCCATCAACAGATCGGGTTCGATGCAGCTCGGTAGGTGACACATGTGCCTCTTTCAGAGTTGTCGGGTGGTGCCTGTCGTCGGCAGGTGAAGCCATCGGTGGATGTGCTACTGCGGATGCTACACACGACGTCTTATATGGAGACGTCAAGTCATGCCTGTTGTCGGCAGGTGATGCACGGTGGCTCTGGCAGAGGTGTCAAGTTTAGCCTGTTGTTGTTGGATCGAAGGTATGGGACGTCTTTGTCTTCCGTTGTCTCCTCTAGATGTATCCAGCTATCGAGGCGTTGGTAGCCGAATAAGGGGGGATGGTACAGATGGCTTCAACGACGAGCTTATGCACTCCGATGGAAACACAAGATCTCTGATCGGGCTATGTCATCGCGCGCTTGCATCGTGTCCTTTGTTGAAGGTGGTGGATTGAAGCTTTGCTTTGGGGATGAAAATCCGAAGTTTAACCTTGTGGTGGACTCGCCATCATCAGCGCACGTGCGAtgattccttcttgaaggcgtagcCTAGGAGTTGTGTATTTTTCGTTTATGTTGTGTCTTATATCATAGGGTTAGTGGCTATCTAGGAGAGTTACTGTCGCGTGGTATACAACCTTAGGGTTTGTTTTTCGCTTTTTTCCGGGTCGATGATGTTCGGCTGCTGGATCGCACTATTAATaatatatggctgcatgcatcgtcctgaTGCAGAGGTCGAGGgatatcctccttttcaaaaaagaaAGTCATAGGCTGACATAGCTACCTgcttagagcatctctaaccgGTCTCTTAAAAGCTTTAACAGGATTGCTAAATCTCAGTCAACTGACACTTACCAAGTCTCAGCCGCTGCAATAATCGTGGGATCTTACGTGAAGATTCGTGCAAAATTTccattctattttttcttttttatatattttatcacttgactgagacttgtTACATCTCAGTCGATAGAGATCTAGCCACACCCAACCTTTAACTCTTCATTTCGAGAAGTTGTCATACCTAGCGATCTCTCAAACCGTTAGAGCATAAAAAATATATGAGTTGGCCGCAAAAGGCAGCCCAACTCTCTCAAATATACTCGACCGGTGCCTCCCATAGTAAATATTTCGGCCCCCGAACGACCACCACTTCATGTCGTCGCCACCCATTCTTGCCGTCGATGCCCCTGATTTAGGCCGGAATGAACTGCAAGACTTCCGCCACCTCGCCGGTCACCGCTATTGGCGTGACGCCGCCGGAGTCGACCCACGCACCGCTGCCCGCACGAAGGAAGAGGCTGGGGACCAAAAACTTGCTTCGGTCCTCCCCACCGTCAACCAAGGCCAGCAGCAAGAGCGGTGGCAAGGCCGGCCCCAGCGACGGCAGGTCGCCCTTCTCTTGATTTGGCTGGCGGtaagcgggcgaagaaggcgacatcGGCCATTAAGGTGCTTGCCGAGGCGGAGGCAAAGAAGAAGGCAACTTCGGCGCCTCGACTTGTCCGACTGCTCGTACCCCGTCGCTAGCCACCCCTACGCCCCTCAATATGAATATCCGATGTTTTCTCAACAATAGAGGGTGGGTAGGAGGATGATTCtgaagtggaggaggaggaggccgaggaggtcgATAATCCCATGAAGACACAATCAAGCATGAAGAGACCGAGAACACACAACTATTGCCAAGAAGAAGATTGCTTTGTGTCAAGCTTGGATGAACGTGACGCTTGATGCATCGGTTGACTCAGATCAATCAAAAGAGAAGTATTGGGGTAGGACGGAAGAGTACCATAGGACCATCGTGGACGTCCCATCAAGGCGCGCTCAAGGCTCTTTTGGGCACTGTCGGGGCACCATCCAAAAGCAATGCAACCAATGATTCGGTTGTATTGATCAAGTCAACCATTCGCCACCGCGTGTGGTGAAAATCTTTATGTGCCTCTGGTCCAAGAGCTATACAAGCAACACAACAAGATTAATGGTGGCAAGGGCTTCATGTTGCACCATTGCTACAAAGAACTTGCCAACAATGAGAAGTGGATTAGGAGAAACTTCAAGGCCACTTCGCAGAGGTCAAGGATTAGCATATCGTTGAAGCAAATGATGAGGAGGATGAAAATCCCAATAAGAGGCCCGATGGTAACAAGATTGCAagagagaggaaaaagagaggagcCTTCGGCGGTAACTACAATGAAGAGCTTGTGTCTATGACTGACCAAGAAATCGTTGGTGATCGAACGCAAAGAAGAGAAGGCGGAAAGGTGGAATGAGCTCAAGTCTTTAGAAGACGAGAAATGCAGGCCTAAGTTGGCGGCCGAAGAGAGGAAGTTGAAGGCGGAGGAGCGGAGGCGTGCACTCAAGGAGGAAAGGCTTGTGAGAGAGAAGAAGGCCGAAGAACGTGTTATCATGTTCATGAACCCAATTAGTCGACCGACCCGAATGTTCTATTTAGACATACGACATACAGTACCATTCATTAAatatacttttatattatatttgttaGACATTATAGGTGTTGATACTTTCTAATATGATGCTGTTAGCTATTTTCAAATCTGCTTCTTTCCAAGTAGCATTTGTCTCGATAGAATATTTGTTAGACATTTCTTATATCCTgtggccctgtttggttcagcttttatgGACGGATTCCGCCGTCGCGCaacagaatctgaaccaaagggcgaacccaacagaatccgattccagaaatccgctgccaaaatctgaaccaaaagcggaagcagcccaggacgggctttccaaaatctgattccgctgcgggccaaaatctgaaaaagctgtatcagctggtttgccaaatgactCACATCTTTTTCACATCAAATTTTCCACAACAAATTTTTtacagctgcttttagaaatccacagccgaaccaaacagggccacAATACGACGGCAGATGATGTGCGCGCGGAAGCAACACCAGTCTTAGACGTAAGACGTACACGTACAGTACCATCCATGATAGAAGTACATCTCAAGTATTCTAACCTAGCTAAACATGAATGCATCACCAAGGAAATACGCATGGTCAGCCACTGAGAGAGCCATGCAAAATGCAAACGCGGGTCTACGGATTAAAACTATGTATGATTCCATTCCATGAAGTTGGACGATGATCCATACGAAGTTACTGTAGATGCAATTGGACAGGAGAAAAATAACATGATGATTATTCCTTTCTCCTCATCACAAGTTCACCACAATGAAATgctgattcttcttcttcttcgttacAGATCAACTCTCAAGTATCAAAACATTACACTCTCAGAGTTGAGGCAATCAGACtcactctcagagtcccggcctaCAAGCATGGCATCAGTTGTCCCATTTGAAGGCGACGGGGCTCCTGACCCGGTGCTTCCTGTTCTCCCAGGCGATATGGCCGAAGTCCCACGTGCCGGCCGGCCTCACCTTCGCTCCCGCCTCGCTGCTGAACTGCACGCTGTAGCTCCTCTTCTCCTTCGGCCACCTGAACTCCAGCGTCGCCGGCGTCACGGTCACCTTCACCCCGTCGGGCGCGGCGACCGTCACGTTGTAGCTCTCGGGGCGCGTCGACACCAAGGTCACCGTCCGCGTCAGCGTGCGGACGCGGGTGCGGCCGTCGAACACCACCACGAACGACGGGTAGTTGAGGTTGGCCACGCCGCCGGGGATCGTCCTCGCGCACTTGCTCAGCTCCGGCACGAACATCCGCATCTGCTCCACCGTGTAGTTGAGGGTGCAGAGGAAGTCGACGTAGTCCTGCGTGCCGGCGTCGTACACCAGGCCCGGGTCCATGGCGAGCCGCGGGAGCACGAACCCGGCCCCGGCCGCCAGCGGCGTCGCACCCATGACGGCGGCGCCGACGGCACTGCCGCTGTCCACGATGTCCCTGCCGTTCTTGTCGAGCGGGCCTGCGGTCGTCATCAGCGCCGAACGGATCATGGCCGGCGTCCAGTCGCCGTGCCGCTTCTTGATCAGGGCCGCCACGCCGGCCACGTGCGGGCACGCCATCGACGTCCCCGAGAGAATGTTGTACTCCACTCTCCGCGGGTCCATGTTGGAGCCAGATGGCGAGGCGGCACCAGACCAGGCGGCGAGGATGTTCACTCCCGGCGCGATGACGTCCGGCTTCAGGATCTCGGGGACAATCGGGTTGGGGCCCCGCGAGGAGAAGCCCGCCACCATCGGCGCCCGGTTCTCGCCGGTGACcgtgttgcaggtgaagttgaaggacGCCACCGGGTACGCCACGGACGACATGTAATCGGCCAGCTTCTTGACGCCGGTGGAGCTGAGCTGGAGACCGGGAAGGTTGAAGGGTTGGGCCTTCACCGCGTCCCCGAACCGTGTCCTACTATCGGCGGAAATCATCCCGGCACCGCCGGCTCTCTCCACGTCAAAGCCGGCCCAAGCTCCTACACCCTTGGAGCACACCACGACCTTGCCCATGAACTTGTCGGGCGTCAGGTCGCCGTACTTGCCGCAGTCGCTGCTCACTAGCGGGATCGTGCCCGCGCCCTGGGAGAACGGGATGTTGTAGAGGGACTGCCCGGTGAGCACCACCCCGTTCCCGAGCCTGAGTGTCGCCGGGAACACCCGGTCCGTGGTGGCGGCGCCGACGGTCGTCATCCACGGGGCCACGTTGGTTATGCTTGACGCATTCGGGCCGTAGTTGCCGCCCGACATGACGACGAAGACGCCTCTGCGCTCAGCGCCGAACGTGGCGACGGTGACGAGGTCGTCGTAGAAGGCTTCCACGGGCCCTCCGATGGACATGGAGATGAGGTCCACGCCGTCGCTCACCGCGGCATCGACCGCCGCGGTAATGGCCGACAAGGAGCATCCGCCCCGGATGCACGCCTTGTACATGGCGATCCTCGCCATGCGCGCCACGCCGCTCGCTCTACCGCCCGCGAACTTGAAGAGATCGGCCGAGGGAACCTCGGAGCCTGCAGCCGTTGACGCCACGTGCGTTCCGTGCCCATCGATGTCCCTCGGACTCGAATCGGTGAAGGACTTGGCGCCGACGAGCTTGTTGTTGCACAAGCTGGCGTTGAATCCCGGGGCGTCCACGCACTTGCCCCTCCAGGTGGACCTGACGGGGCCGAGCCCGGTGTCGCTGAAGCTGGCGCGCTCCGGCCAGATGCCAGTGTCTACGAAGCCGATGATGACGCCGTCGCCGAACTCGGCGTCCGGCCACGCGCCGAAGTCGTCGTGGAGGCCCATGAACCACGGCGACCTCGTGGTCTGGGTGTGGTACAGCCTGTCCTTGTACACGCGGGACACGCCGGGGACGGTCGCCATGCGCTGGGCCTCGCCGTCGGTGA
This window of the Triticum aestivum cultivar Chinese Spring chromosome 5D, IWGSC CS RefSeq v2.1, whole genome shotgun sequence genome carries:
- the LOC123121325 gene encoding subtilisin-like protease SBT1.7, with product MASMVSILLRCSLLVLLLVQSTHSSVTPKAKNAIAEEHKPALPSSSNTYIVLTNHLAKPSKFDTLEHWYASMVGKNASRIQYTYGTVMHGFAARLTDGEAQRMATVPGVSRVYKDRLYHTQTTRSPWFMGLHDDFGAWPDAEFGDGVIIGFVDTGIWPERASFSDTGLGPVRSTWRGKCVDAPGFNASLCNNKLVGAKSFTDSSPRDIDGHGTHVASTAAGSEVPSADLFKFAGGRASGVARMARIAMYKACIRGGCSLSAITAAVDAAVSDGVDLISMSIGGPVEAFYDDLVTVATFGAERRGVFVVMSGGNYGPNASSITNVAPWMTTVGAATTDRVFPATLRLGNGVVLTGQSLYNIPFSQGAGTIPLVSSDCGKYGDLTPDKFMGKVVVCSKGVGAWAGFDVERAGGAGMISADSRTRFGDAVKAQPFNLPGLQLSSTGVKKLADYMSSVAYPVASFNFTCNTVTGENRAPMVAGFSSRGPNPIVPEILKPDVIAPGVNILAAWSGAASPSGSNMDPRRVEYNILSGTSMACPHVAGVAALIKKRHGDWTPAMIRSALMTTAGPLDKNGRDIVDSGSAVGAAVMGATPLAAGAGFVLPRLAMDPGLVYDAGTQDYVDFLCTLNYTVEQMRMFVPELSKCARTIPGGVANLNYPSFVVVFDGRTRVRTLTRTVTLVSTRPESYNVTVAAPDGVKVTVTPATLEFRWPKEKRSYSVQFSSEAGAKVRPAGTWDFGHIAWENRKHRVRSPVAFKWDN